The sequence GTTAAGCGATCTACCATTGCAGCAGTCATAACTGGATCTTTGAAAATCTCTTCCCAGCGATCAAAAGAAAGATTGGTTGTTATGATAGTCGACTTTCTCCCCGCTCTTAAAGATAAGTAAGTAAAAAGTAGTTCGGATGCTTCTTTATCAAAGGATATATATCCAAGCTCGTCTGCTATGATCAAATCATATTTTTCAAAACGGTTCTCAAAGCTTCTAAGAGTCTTCTGTGAGCGGCATTCTTTAAGCTCATTAACTAGTAGAGGTATTGTTGTAAACAAAACCTTGTAGCCCGCATTACAGGCTTTTATGCCTAGTCCGATGGCCATGTGACTCTTACCAGTCCCTGGGTTTCCAGCTAGTATTATGTTTTGACCTGTCTCTATGAATTTTAGGGTGGAGAAGATTTTAACTTTTTCCCCTGCATCAGCAGGTAGGTCTTTAATGGAAAGGTCTTCTAGGTACTTTTTGTAGGGGAATTTAGCGTTTCTTATGCGGTTTTTACGACCATTTTCTTTCCGCAAATCATATTCTTTTTCTAAAAGGTCAATTAAAAAGTCCTCATAAGATAAACTTCCTCTGTAGGCTTCATCTATCCTTTCTTGATAATCTTTGCTAGTTCCTGGCAGCTTCAATTCTTTACAAAGTTCATTAATTCTTTTAATGGTCTCTTTCTGCATCATATTATCGTAGCCTCCTTTTGAAAGGCTGCTTGATTATTGCCTAAGAGTTTTCCATAGTGATTTAATATGAACTTTGAGTTTGCAATAATATCAGTAGTCCTTTCAATAATCTTTGTTTGTGGTTCCTCTTCTCTGTTAATCAGCAGTTTTATCTTCTCTGTGCTAACACTGGTTATGCTGATTCTTTCAAGTCTTTCTATGATTTTTAATGTTGGATATAGACCTTTTTCGCCAATAATTTCAAGAAGCTCTATGAATTCTCTAGGATTTTCGGTATAATAGTTATGATATATTTTTTGGAGCTTGGTATCCATTTGGCGTATGGCGGCGCTTGAATGAAGGGACCCAGGCTTCTTTTTTATTGTATTAACGTAGTGCTCAATATTAAGTGTCCAAGTAAAGTTGCCATAACTTCTTTTATGTTCTGCAATTTTCTGTTGGTCATAATAAATCTGGATTTGGTGAGGATATATCTTAACGAAAACGAACTTTCCTACCAAGTGATCAGGTACAGAATATTTATTTTCATCAATGCTTATTGTTGAGTATTTACTAACTCTATACTCTGCTGTTCTTGCAGTATCATAATCAGGCATTAGGGAAAGGAGGTGCTTTTGTTCTTCCTCTAAAACCTCCCTAGGGCTTTTCCCGCCATTTGCTTTTGTGGGCTTTGAGTTAAGTTTATCTAGTTCTTTTTCTAAATACTCATTAGCTTCTTCTAAGCTATCAAAGGTGTCCCTTTTACTAAATGCCTTTCTTCTAATGTACTCAACACTTCGCTCAACTCGACCTTTTTCATTCCCTTTGGCTATATTGCAAAATCGATATCTAAATCCATAATAAAGAGATAGTTTTAGTAAGTCATCAGTTGGTTCCTTTTCATTCTTAGCAGCAAAGCTTTTTACTGCTACTTTCATGTTATCGTATACTACTGTCCGATGGACACCATTCATTTTTTTGAAAAAACGCACATGAACGTCAAGGAAACTCTCCATTTTCTGATTGTGATAAAGGTGAGCATACCGGTGGTTCCCCATGGCATTTGCAAATGCTCCCATCTGAAAAGTCTTTGGCTTTCCTCCAATTATTAACTTTACATAACCCCAATCAAACTCAGTACTATCTCCATATGAGTATTCTTGACGAATGTAGGCTTCCTTACTTTCTTTTTCAACCTTTCTAATATAGCTACAGACAGTTGAATAGCTTATGTCATAGCCTTTCTCGGATAGGCACTCAAATATATCAATCTTCTTCTTTTGCTGCTTTCTTCTACCTGTATTTTGTTTCTCTTCATTTTCTTTTAGGTAGTTATTGATCTCGCCAATAATTTCATCAGTCAATTTTCTCTTCACTGGCTTTCTTGCCTTATACTTTGGTGGTGATACTAAATCTTCGATTAGAGTAGTATCTTCTATTTCATTTCCTACTAATTCTGCCTTCTTTGCCTCATACTCTCTGATATACTTTCTAATTGTCTTACGGTCAATGCCTGTCCTTCTATGGATTTCCCATTGAGAAACCCCATCTCTTAAATTTGATAAAATAATTTCTTGTTTATTCATTAAAGTAATCACTCCCCTGTCCTCCCCTATGATGTCATAGGGATATTATATATTTCCTCTAGGGGAATTTTCAACTGTTACACTAGGGTAATTTTAGGTTACCATAAACATTGCCCCCGATTTCAACACTAACAGGAACAATTGGGATGCCATTAGATGTATTTCTTAATGTATGGGAACAAAATGCTAAGTACTATTCAGTCTTGCTTGGAGATAAAGGTGATCCGGCTTTTGCAAGAAAGTTAAAGAATTCCATTAAACCGACAATTATGAAAGTGCTTGAAGATAAGCCTGACATCGATTTAAGAGAAATAGATTATATTCTTGAATATACACTTACTGCTATGATTGGCATTATGAGTTATTGGTTTATAAAAGAAAAGACTCTTTCAAGGGAAAGTCTGTTTAGTCTTATGCACAGGTTGATGGAGGATGGGATAATGAAGCACTTGCCACTATAATTTCATACCTAGAATTCTATGAAATCTAAGGTCATTTATTTTAAGCAAAATGCAATCGTGAAGTAGAACAACTTCCTTTTAAGGGTGACACAGTGATTGGCAATGATGTGTGGGTAGGTCAAAATGTAACCATAATGCCAGGTGTTAAAATTGGATATGTTCCCGAGAACGTCTTTTGATAAAAAAAGGGCTTGGAAGATTTTTTTTGACAGCTATCCTGTCCTCTTAACACATGTGGAGTGTTGCAAGGTTTGCTATAGTAAAAATAATACGATGTTTGAAGAATGATGAGCGTATACCCACAGAAGTGTGGTGGTTATACGCTCTATTTTTAATGTGCAACCACGGGTTGTGAAAAATTAAAGCTAGTTTGATTGAGTTTTTAGTCCTGTTCATATAGTATTATGGTATAAATATAGATTATAGATATTATTTGTAAAAGGAGTGGTCCTGTGAATACTTTTTTAAAGGATGTATTTATCTGTTCCTTGGGGGCTTATGGAGGACCTGAAGCTCATTATGGTGTTTTTACAGATCAAATGGTCATAAAGAAAAAATATTTAACCGAAGAGGAGTTAGTGGAACTTATAGCTTTAACGGGTATTTTGCCTGGTCCAAGTAGTACACAAACTATTGTGGCTATAGGACATAAAATTGGAGGACCAGTATTGGCTTTTCTCACTATGTTGGTATGGGCTTTGCCTGTGCTTTCAGTGATGACTTTATTGTCGTTTTTAAGTCATTTTTTAAGTGGTTTGAACATATCTGAAGATGGGCTACGTTATATTGGTCCCATGGCTGTAGGGTTCATAATTGTTGCTGCATATCGTATCGGACGGAAAGTTGTAAAGGATAAGCTGACTCTAGGATTATTATTCTTTGGAGCTATAACCACTTACTTTATAAGAGAAGCTTGGATATTTCCGTTGGTCCTTGTTACCGGTGGAGTGGTTAGTATTTATACTTCACAAGAGAAGAATTTATGGAATAGCGTAAAGTTAAATCCACCTTGGCCATATTTGTTTGCCTTTGGATTTTTTGCCCTTGGTAGCATTCTTCTTACGGTCGTATGGGATAATGGAACGTTAAACCTATTTGAGAGTTTCTATCGCTATGGTTATTTGGTAATTGGAGGTGGGCAAGTAGTAGTACCACTTATGTATAGTGAATTAGTAGAGGTTAATCAATATATGACTAATCAGGAGTTTTTAACTGGATTTGGCCTTGTTCAAGGTTTACCTGGCCCGATGTTTAGCTTCAGTGCATATGCTGGTGGACTGGCAGCTCGGGGCGGGAGTGCATTTACTCAAGTTATAGGTGCAATTACAGGGGGTATTGCAATATTTTTACCAGGCTTGCTTTTAATCTACTTTATTTATCCAATATGGGAAAATCTAAAGAAGATTAAAGGAATCAAGGTATCATTGAGAGGAATCACAGCCGTTGCAGGAGGCTTAATCACTATAGCTGCAGTAATTTTAATGCAAAACAGTGGATTTTTAATTGACAATATTATCGTTATGCTATGTACAGTGGCTCTGTTGCTTACAAAAAAGGTTCCTGCGCCATTTATTGTAATGGGAGTTATAGCTGCAGGATTCATTATCTAATGTATTTGTTAAACAGCAAGTGTTCTCCTACGTTTACCTAATTCCTTTTTACAAGTTTATCGAACCACCAAGAGTGCTAAGCTCTTTTTAATACTTAATTAGAATTTTTTTAAGAATTCTCTAATTAAGTATTGAAATAAACATATAATTATGGTAATATTAGAATAATGATAATAATTACTATTTAAGTAATTAAATTTAACTTGAAAGGATGAAGATATAATGAAAGATCACAAAAAATTAAACGAGTATTTATCAAACTTAGCAGTTATTAATGTTAAGCTACATAACTTACATTGGAATGTAGTTGGAAAGCAATTTGTTCAAATCCATGAGTTTACTGAGTCTATGTATAATGACGCCTTCGGCAAATTTGATGATGTGGCAGAGCTTATCAAGATTCAAGGCGGAAAGCCTTTGGTGAAACTATCTGATTACCTTCAAAATTCTTCTATTAAAGAATTAGATAAAGACATATTTACAACAGATGAGGTACTTGAGATAGTACAAGATGATTTAAGAAAAATGAAAGATCTAGCAATTGAAATTAGAAATGCAGCTGATGAAGAAGGGGATTTTGAGACTGTGGCACAGTTTGAAGAATACGTTGCAGGCTATAACAAGACACTGTGGTTTATTAGGTCTATGATGGCTTAAACCAATCAATGAAGAGACATGGGAATAATTTAGTTTCCATGTCTCTTTTTTTGTTGGGATTTGGTTGGAAGAATGACTAATAGCAGAAGTGTTTTTTTTGATTTCATTCATAATATACATATTTTTCTTGCTTAAATGCAATATATATATTACAATTATAATGTAATATATATTGCATTATTTAAATTAAAATCGAGGTGATTTATATAATTAAGAACAGTATTAAGCTAAGCCGTATTGAGAGACAACTCACTCAAGAAGAACTTGCTGAAAAAGTAGGTGTAACAAGACAAACAATTGGTCTAATAGAGAAAGAGAAATATAATCCCACCATAGCCTTAGGGCTTAATTTATGCAAAGTTCTAAATAAGTCTCTTGATCAATTATTTTGGTTAGAGGAGGATGTAAATGAAAAATGATGAGAGAGTAAATGCAGAAGTTAAAATAGCGAAAAGTATTGGTTATACGATTTTTTGGTTTGGTATATTTGCAGTGTTAGTGTATCGATGGTTTGTCTTGAACCAAACCCTTATGGATACACTTGACTTCTTTTTAGTTTGGTTTATTGGATCGTTAGCACATTTTTTTGCTTTAGCAATTAAAGGGATTCCCATTACCTATCCTGTTTCAATGAACAAAAAAGAGCAACGGTACTTTGTACTTCTAGTTCCATTATTAACAGGTATACTATCAGCTATTAGTGTTTTCTTAAAGATAGGGATGGATATTAGACGTATACTAGGCGGTTTTACAGTGAGCTTTTTGGG comes from Alkalicella caledoniensis and encodes:
- the istB gene encoding IS21-like element helper ATPase IstB, whose amino-acid sequence is MMQKETIKRINELCKELKLPGTSKDYQERIDEAYRGSLSYEDFLIDLLEKEYDLRKENGRKNRIRNAKFPYKKYLEDLSIKDLPADAGEKVKIFSTLKFIETGQNIILAGNPGTGKSHMAIGLGIKACNAGYKVLFTTIPLLVNELKECRSQKTLRSFENRFEKYDLIIADELGYISFDKEASELLFTYLSLRAGRKSTIITTNLSFDRWEEIFKDPVMTAAMVDRLTHKSYIVNMNGNSYRLKETQDWLNQQ
- the chrA gene encoding chromate efflux transporter, translating into MNTFLKDVFICSLGAYGGPEAHYGVFTDQMVIKKKYLTEEELVELIALTGILPGPSSTQTIVAIGHKIGGPVLAFLTMLVWALPVLSVMTLLSFLSHFLSGLNISEDGLRYIGPMAVGFIIVAAYRIGRKVVKDKLTLGLLFFGAITTYFIREAWIFPLVLVTGGVVSIYTSQEKNLWNSVKLNPPWPYLFAFGFFALGSILLTVVWDNGTLNLFESFYRYGYLVIGGGQVVVPLMYSELVEVNQYMTNQEFLTGFGLVQGLPGPMFSFSAYAGGLAARGGSAFTQVIGAITGGIAIFLPGLLLIYFIYPIWENLKKIKGIKVSLRGITAVAGGLITIAAVILMQNSGFLIDNIIVMLCTVALLLTKKVPAPFIVMGVIAAGFII
- a CDS encoding TetR-like C-terminal domain-containing protein gives rise to the protein MPPISTLTGTIGMPLDVFLNVWEQNAKYYSVLLGDKGDPAFARKLKNSIKPTIMKVLEDKPDIDLREIDYILEYTLTAMIGIMSYWFIKEKTLSRESLFSLMHRLMEDGIMKHLPL
- a CDS encoding Dps family protein, with the translated sequence MKDHKKLNEYLSNLAVINVKLHNLHWNVVGKQFVQIHEFTESMYNDAFGKFDDVAELIKIQGGKPLVKLSDYLQNSSIKELDKDIFTTDEVLEIVQDDLRKMKDLAIEIRNAADEEGDFETVAQFEEYVAGYNKTLWFIRSMMA
- a CDS encoding helix-turn-helix transcriptional regulator is translated as MIKNSIKLSRIERQLTQEELAEKVGVTRQTIGLIEKEKYNPTIALGLNLCKVLNKSLDQLFWLEEDVNEK
- the istA gene encoding IS21 family transposase, which translates into the protein MITLMNKQEIILSNLRDGVSQWEIHRRTGIDRKTIRKYIREYEAKKAELVGNEIEDTTLIEDLVSPPKYKARKPVKRKLTDEIIGEINNYLKENEEKQNTGRRKQQKKKIDIFECLSEKGYDISYSTVCSYIRKVEKESKEAYIRQEYSYGDSTEFDWGYVKLIIGGKPKTFQMGAFANAMGNHRYAHLYHNQKMESFLDVHVRFFKKMNGVHRTVVYDNMKVAVKSFAAKNEKEPTDDLLKLSLYYGFRYRFCNIAKGNEKGRVERSVEYIRRKAFSKRDTFDSLEEANEYLEKELDKLNSKPTKANGGKSPREVLEEEQKHLLSLMPDYDTARTAEYRVSKYSTISIDENKYSVPDHLVGKFVFVKIYPHQIQIYYDQQKIAEHKRSYGNFTWTLNIEHYVNTIKKKPGSLHSSAAIRQMDTKLQKIYHNYYTENPREFIELLEIIGEKGLYPTLKIIERLERISITSVSTEKIKLLINREEEPQTKIIERTTDIIANSKFILNHYGKLLGNNQAAFQKEATII